From a region of the Streptomyces sp. B21-083 genome:
- the leuC gene encoding 3-isopropylmalate dehydratase large subunit — protein MGRTLAEKVWDDHVVRRAEGEPDLLFIDLHLLHEVTSPQAFDGLRQNGREVRRLDLTIATEDHNTPTLDIDKPIADPVSRVQLETLRKNCADFGVRLHPLGDVEQGVVHVVGPQLGLTQPGTTVVCGDSHTSTHGAFGALAFGIGTSQVEHVLATQTLPLARPRTMAITVEGELPDGVTAKDLILAIIAKIGTGGGQGYILEYRGSAIEKLSMEARMTICNMSIEAGARAGMIAPDETTFEYLKGRPHAPADADWDAAVEYWKTLRTDEDAEFDAEVVIDGAALSPFVTWGTNPGQGAPLSADVPDPASYEDASERLAAEKALEYMGLEAGQSLRSIKVDTVFVGSCTNGRIEDLRAAAEIVGGRKVADGVRMLVVPGSVRVGLQAVSEGLDVVFKEAGAEWRHAGCSMCLGMNPDQLAPGERSASTSNRNFEGRQGKGGRTHLVSPQVAAATAVLGHLASPADLSDADTRTPAGV, from the coding sequence ATGGGTAGGACACTCGCGGAGAAGGTCTGGGACGACCACGTCGTCCGGCGCGCCGAGGGCGAGCCCGACCTCCTCTTCATCGACTTGCACCTGCTGCACGAGGTGACCAGCCCGCAGGCCTTCGACGGTCTGCGCCAGAACGGCCGTGAGGTGCGACGCCTCGACCTCACCATCGCGACCGAGGACCACAACACCCCGACCCTCGACATCGACAAGCCCATCGCCGACCCGGTCTCCCGGGTCCAGCTGGAGACGCTGCGCAAGAACTGCGCCGACTTCGGTGTGCGGCTGCACCCGCTGGGCGACGTCGAGCAGGGTGTCGTCCACGTGGTGGGACCGCAGCTGGGGCTGACCCAGCCGGGCACCACCGTCGTCTGCGGCGACTCCCACACCTCCACGCACGGCGCCTTCGGCGCGCTGGCGTTCGGCATCGGCACCTCGCAGGTCGAGCATGTGCTGGCCACCCAGACGCTGCCGCTGGCCCGCCCCAGGACCATGGCCATCACGGTCGAGGGCGAACTGCCCGACGGTGTCACCGCCAAGGACCTGATCCTCGCCATCATCGCGAAGATCGGTACGGGCGGCGGCCAGGGCTACATCCTGGAGTACCGCGGCTCCGCCATCGAGAAGCTCTCGATGGAGGCCCGGATGACCATCTGCAACATGTCGATCGAGGCCGGCGCCCGCGCGGGCATGATCGCCCCCGACGAGACCACCTTCGAGTACCTCAAGGGCCGCCCGCACGCGCCCGCCGACGCGGACTGGGACGCGGCGGTGGAGTACTGGAAGACGCTGCGCACCGACGAGGACGCCGAATTCGACGCCGAGGTCGTCATCGACGGCGCCGCGCTGTCGCCGTTCGTCACCTGGGGCACCAACCCCGGTCAGGGCGCGCCGCTTTCGGCGGACGTCCCCGACCCCGCCTCGTACGAAGACGCTTCGGAGCGCCTCGCCGCCGAAAAGGCCCTGGAGTACATGGGGTTGGAGGCTGGACAGTCGCTGCGCTCCATCAAGGTGGACACCGTCTTCGTAGGTTCCTGCACCAACGGCCGTATCGAGGACCTGCGCGCCGCCGCCGAGATCGTCGGGGGCCGCAAAGTCGCCGACGGCGTACGGATGCTGGTCGTCCCCGGTTCGGTGCGGGTCGGTCTGCAGGCCGTCTCCGAGGGCCTGGACGTGGTCTTCAAGGAGGCCGGCGCCGAATGGCGGCACGCGGGCTGCTCGATGTGCCTGGGCATGAACCCCGACCAGCTGGCCCCCGGTGAGCGCTCCGCGTCCACCTCCAACCGCAACTTCGAGGGCAGGCAGGGCAAGGGCGGCCGTACGCACCTGGTATCGCCGCAGGTCGCGGCCGCGACGGCCGTACTGGGCCACCTGGCCTCCCCGGCCGACCTGTCCGACGCCGACACCCGTACGCCCGCTGGAGTCTGA
- the ndgR gene encoding IclR family transcriptional regulator NdgR has protein sequence MDNSSGVGVLDKAALVLSALESGPATLAGLVAATGLARPTAHRLAVALEHHRLVARDMQGRFILGPRLAELAAAAGEDRLLATAGPVLTHVRDLTGESAQLYRRQGDMRICVAAAERLSGLRDTVPVGSTLTMKAGSSAQILMAWEEPERLHRGLQGARFTATALSGVRRRGWAQSIGEREPGVASVSAPVRGPSNRVVAAVSVSGPIERLTRHPGRMHAQAVIDAAGRLSEALRRTG, from the coding sequence ATGGACAACAGTAGCGGCGTCGGCGTTCTGGACAAGGCAGCCCTTGTCCTGAGCGCTCTGGAGTCCGGTCCGGCCACCCTCGCGGGTCTGGTCGCGGCGACCGGACTGGCACGACCCACGGCACATCGTCTCGCCGTGGCCCTGGAACACCACCGACTGGTGGCACGCGACATGCAGGGCCGTTTCATTCTCGGCCCCCGCCTGGCGGAACTGGCCGCGGCTGCCGGTGAGGACCGCCTCCTGGCGACCGCCGGCCCGGTGCTCACCCATGTACGCGATCTGACGGGCGAGAGCGCGCAGCTCTACCGCCGCCAGGGCGACATGCGTATCTGTGTCGCGGCGGCCGAGCGCCTCTCGGGCCTCAGGGACACGGTCCCGGTCGGCTCGACGCTCACGATGAAGGCGGGCTCGTCGGCCCAGATCCTGATGGCGTGGGAGGAGCCGGAGCGTCTGCACCGCGGTCTCCAGGGCGCCCGTTTCACGGCGACAGCGCTGTCGGGCGTACGACGCCGGGGCTGGGCCCAGTCGATCGGCGAGCGTGAACCGGGCGTCGCCTCGGTCTCCGCGCCGGTCCGGGGCCCGTCGAACCGGGTGGTGGCCGCCGTCTCGGTCTCCGGACCCATCGAGCGCCTGACCCGTCACCCCGGCCGGATGCACGCCCAGGCGGTCATCGACGCGGCCGGCCGCCTCTCGGAGGCCCTGCGCCGCACGGGCTGA
- a CDS encoding DUF4188 domain-containing protein, which yields MFAKPNAGRTTAAAEGDVVVLLIGMRINHFWAVHHWFPVLTAMPRMLRELAKDPARGLLKHVLLTASPRTYYVVQYWESKEKLYAYAAAPDMFHHKAWGALNRKEREGKVRQHVGLWHETYVVPEGSYESIYADMPAFGLAAAHGVLPVEKRGRSAEARFRHRSAR from the coding sequence ATGTTCGCGAAACCCAACGCCGGGCGTACGACAGCGGCCGCCGAAGGAGATGTCGTCGTTCTGCTCATCGGGATGCGCATCAACCACTTCTGGGCCGTGCACCACTGGTTCCCGGTGCTCACGGCCATGCCGCGGATGCTGCGGGAGCTGGCGAAGGATCCCGCGCGCGGGCTGCTCAAGCACGTGCTGCTGACGGCGTCGCCACGGACGTACTACGTCGTCCAGTACTGGGAGTCCAAGGAGAAGCTGTACGCGTACGCCGCGGCGCCCGACATGTTCCACCACAAGGCGTGGGGCGCCCTCAACCGCAAGGAGCGGGAGGGGAAGGTGCGGCAGCACGTGGGACTGTGGCACGAGACCTATGTCGTGCCCGAGGGGTCGTACGAGTCGATCTACGCGGACATGCCGGCGTTCGGGCTGGCGGCGGCGCACGGAGTGCTACCCGTGGAGAAGCGGGGTCGCTCCGCCGAGGCGCGGTTCCGGCACAGGTCGGCGCGGTAG
- a CDS encoding MerR family transcriptional regulator has product MRLAELSERSGVATATIKYYLREGLLAPGRQLNTTTAEYDENHLRRLRLVRAMIQVGRIPVATAREVLGHVDDDSLGRTIRLGAALWALPQGAEPDEEDPAVVAARREVDRLLASLGWETARQLSPLSPVHRSLVVAVAALIRLGYSWDAELMAPYAELMHQVARRDLDYLETHASDAERVETAVAATVLFEPVLTALHRLAQEEESARRYGL; this is encoded by the coding sequence ATGCGGCTGGCGGAGCTGAGCGAGCGCAGCGGTGTGGCCACCGCGACCATCAAGTACTACCTGCGCGAAGGCCTGTTGGCGCCCGGTCGGCAGCTCAACACGACGACCGCGGAGTACGACGAAAATCATCTGCGCCGGCTGCGACTGGTGCGCGCGATGATCCAGGTGGGCCGCATCCCGGTGGCCACCGCCCGTGAGGTGCTCGGCCACGTCGACGACGACTCCCTGGGCCGTACGATCCGCCTGGGCGCGGCCCTGTGGGCGTTGCCGCAGGGCGCCGAGCCGGACGAGGAGGACCCCGCCGTGGTCGCCGCCCGCCGGGAGGTGGACCGGCTGCTGGCGAGCCTCGGCTGGGAGACCGCGCGCCAGCTGAGCCCCCTCTCCCCCGTGCACCGCTCACTGGTGGTGGCGGTGGCCGCGCTGATCCGGCTGGGGTATTCCTGGGACGCCGAACTGATGGCGCCGTACGCGGAGTTGATGCACCAGGTGGCGAGACGGGACCTGGACTATCTGGAGACGCACGCGTCGGACGCGGAGCGGGTCGAGACGGCGGTCGCGGCGACCGTGCTCTTCGAACCGGTGCTCACGGCACTGCACCGGCTGGCGCAGGAGGAGGAGTCGGCGCGGCGGTACGGGTTGTAG
- a CDS encoding HAD family hydrolase → MSIRAVVWDIDDTLFDYTTANRAGMREQLAVEGLRDGYATVEEALARWQEATDRQWARFAAGETDFLGQRRDRVRMFLDEALTDAEADAWFDRYVGHYEAAWALFPDVLPVLDLLAVSHRHGVLSNSSLLVQDRKLRVLGVRDRFETVLCAAELGVHKPDAQAFHAACDALGLPPEQVAYVGDHPEIDGRGAVDAGMLSVWIDRGGLAVVEQATEGPHRIASLAELPAILGADTRFGAPSTFG, encoded by the coding sequence ATGAGTATTCGGGCTGTGGTCTGGGACATCGACGACACCCTCTTCGACTACACCACGGCGAACCGCGCCGGCATGCGGGAGCAGCTCGCAGTCGAGGGCCTGCGCGACGGGTACGCGACCGTCGAGGAGGCCCTCGCGCGCTGGCAGGAGGCAACCGACCGGCAGTGGGCGCGGTTCGCGGCGGGGGAGACCGACTTCCTGGGGCAGCGCCGGGATCGGGTGCGGATGTTCCTGGACGAGGCGCTGACCGACGCCGAGGCCGACGCCTGGTTCGACCGCTACGTCGGGCACTACGAGGCAGCCTGGGCGCTCTTCCCGGACGTGCTGCCCGTCCTCGACCTCCTCGCCGTCAGCCACCGGCACGGGGTGCTCTCCAACTCCAGCCTCCTCGTGCAGGACCGCAAGCTGCGTGTCCTCGGCGTACGAGACCGCTTCGAGACCGTCCTGTGCGCGGCCGAGCTGGGCGTCCACAAGCCGGACGCCCAGGCCTTCCACGCCGCCTGCGACGCCCTGGGCCTGCCTCCGGAGCAGGTGGCGTACGTCGGTGATCATCCGGAGATCGACGGGCGGGGCGCGGTCGACGCCGGAATGCTGTCGGTGTGGATCGACCGCGGCGGCCTCGCCGTCGTCGAGCAGGCAACCGAGGGCCCGCACCGGATCGCCTCCCTCGCCGAACTGCCCGCGATCCTCGGCGCCGATACCCGTTTTGGAGCGCCGTCCACCTTCGGGTAA
- a CDS encoding type II toxin-antitoxin system RelE family toxin, with product MSEYRVQFTVEARAAYDGLPGERQTQLDRAVRILARDPFRKAATAQLGPDEHLRKAYVAPGMMLEYMVAGAVMVIVVLEIFDEFTYLIDEIDAV from the coding sequence ATGAGCGAGTATCGCGTCCAGTTCACTGTCGAGGCCCGTGCGGCCTACGACGGCCTGCCCGGCGAGCGTCAAACCCAGCTGGACAGGGCGGTGCGGATACTGGCGCGTGACCCCTTCCGCAAGGCCGCGACAGCGCAACTCGGCCCCGACGAACATCTGCGGAAGGCATACGTGGCCCCCGGCATGATGCTGGAGTACATGGTGGCGGGGGCCGTCATGGTCATCGTCGTACTGGAGATCTTCGACGAGTTCACGTACCTGATCGACGAGATCGACGCGGTGTGA
- the gltX gene encoding glutamate--tRNA ligase: MASASDPAVRVRFCPSPTGNPHVGLVRTALFNWAYARHTGGTFVFRIEDTDAARDSEESYEQLLASLRWLGFDWDEGPEIGGPHAPYRQSQRMDLYKDVAARLQEAGHAYHCYCSTEELDTRRDAARAAGRPSGYDGHCRDLTAEQVSAYTAEGRTPIVRFRMPDETITFTDLVRGELTFTPENVPDFGIVRANGAPLYTLVNPVDDALMEITHVLRGEDLLSSTPRQIALYKALIELGVAKSVPAFGHLPYVMGEGNKKLSKRDPESSLNLYRERGFLPEGLLNYLSLLGWSLSADQDIFTIDEMVAAFDVSDVNPNPARFDLKKCEAINADHIRLLDVKDFTERCAPWLRAPFAPWAPEDFDESKWQAIAPHAQTRLKVLSEITDNVDFLFLPEPASDEASWAKAMKEGSDALLITAREKLEAADWSSAESLKEAVLAAGEAHGLKLGKAQAPVRVAVTGRTIGLPLFESLEILGKETTLARIDAALARLAA; this comes from the coding sequence GTGGCTAGCGCATCCGACCCCGCCGTCCGAGTACGGTTCTGCCCGTCGCCCACCGGTAACCCCCACGTGGGCCTGGTCCGCACGGCGCTGTTCAACTGGGCGTACGCCCGCCACACCGGCGGCACGTTCGTCTTCCGCATCGAGGACACCGACGCGGCCCGCGACTCCGAGGAGTCGTACGAGCAGCTGCTGGCCTCGCTGCGCTGGCTGGGCTTCGACTGGGACGAGGGCCCCGAGATCGGCGGCCCGCACGCTCCGTACCGCCAGTCGCAGCGCATGGACCTCTACAAGGACGTCGCGGCCAGGCTCCAGGAGGCCGGCCACGCCTACCACTGCTACTGCTCCACGGAGGAGCTGGACACCCGCCGCGACGCAGCCCGCGCCGCCGGCCGGCCCTCCGGCTACGACGGCCACTGCCGCGATCTGACCGCCGAGCAGGTGTCGGCGTACACCGCCGAGGGCCGTACGCCGATCGTCCGCTTCCGGATGCCCGACGAGACGATCACCTTCACGGACCTGGTCCGCGGCGAACTGACCTTCACGCCGGAGAACGTCCCGGACTTCGGGATCGTACGAGCCAACGGCGCCCCCCTGTACACGCTGGTCAACCCGGTCGACGACGCGCTGATGGAGATCACGCACGTCCTGCGCGGCGAGGACCTCCTGTCGTCGACGCCGCGGCAGATCGCCCTGTACAAGGCGCTGATCGAACTGGGCGTCGCCAAGTCCGTCCCCGCCTTCGGCCACCTGCCGTACGTGATGGGCGAGGGCAACAAGAAGCTCTCCAAGCGCGACCCGGAGTCGTCGCTGAACCTCTACCGGGAGCGCGGCTTCCTCCCCGAGGGCCTGCTCAACTACCTCTCCCTCCTGGGCTGGTCGCTCTCGGCGGACCAGGACATCTTCACGATCGACGAGATGGTCGCCGCGTTCGACGTGTCGGACGTGAACCCCAACCCGGCCCGCTTCGACCTGAAGAAGTGCGAGGCGATCAACGCCGACCACATCCGGCTGCTGGACGTGAAGGACTTCACCGAGCGCTGCGCGCCCTGGCTCCGGGCGCCCTTCGCGCCCTGGGCGCCGGAGGACTTCGACGAGTCGAAGTGGCAGGCGATCGCCCCGCACGCCCAGACCCGCCTCAAGGTCCTCTCCGAGATCACGGACAACGTCGACTTCCTCTTCCTGCCCGAGCCGGCCTCCGACGAGGCGTCCTGGGCGAAGGCGATGAAGGAGGGCAGCGACGCGCTGCTGATCACCGCGAGGGAGAAGCTGGAGGCCGCCGACTGGTCCTCCGCCGAGTCCCTCAAGGAGGCCGTTCTGGCCGCCGGCGAGGCCCACGGCCTCAAGCTCGGCAAGGCCCAGGCCCCGGTCCGCGTGGCCGTCACCGGCCGCACGATCGGCCTGCCGCTCTTCGAGTCCCTGGAAATCCTGGGCAAGGAGACGACGCTGGCCCGCATCGACGCGGCACTGGCGCGACTGGCGGCGTAA
- a CDS encoding fumarylacetoacetate hydrolase family protein, which translates to MRIARFSIDGNVAFGAVEGDKPDELVLDIIKGIPFADFELSGTKVPLDKVRLLPPVLPNKVVAYGRNYAEHARELGNEVPDVPFAFFKPSTSVIGSGDDIQYPSFTEELHHEAELAVVIGRMCREVPRERVKDVILGYTCANDITARDVQKREKQWARAKGFDTSCPLGPWVETDLDPSDLTIQLTVNGEQRQLGRTSEMIHSIEDLIVNITEAMTLLPGDVILTGTPAGVGPLTVGDEVAVTIEGIGTLTNKVVKRG; encoded by the coding sequence GTGCGCATCGCCAGATTCTCCATCGACGGGAACGTCGCCTTCGGCGCTGTCGAGGGCGACAAGCCGGACGAACTAGTCCTCGACATCATCAAGGGCATCCCGTTCGCCGACTTCGAGCTCTCCGGCACGAAGGTCCCCCTCGACAAGGTCCGCCTGCTGCCGCCGGTGCTCCCCAACAAGGTCGTCGCCTACGGCCGCAACTACGCGGAACACGCACGGGAACTCGGCAACGAGGTGCCCGACGTACCGTTCGCCTTCTTCAAGCCGTCCACCTCGGTGATCGGCTCCGGCGACGACATCCAGTACCCCTCCTTCACCGAGGAACTGCACCACGAGGCCGAACTCGCCGTGGTCATCGGCCGGATGTGCCGCGAGGTCCCGCGCGAGCGCGTCAAGGACGTCATCCTCGGCTACACCTGCGCCAACGACATCACCGCGCGAGACGTCCAGAAGCGCGAGAAGCAGTGGGCGCGGGCCAAGGGCTTCGACACCAGCTGCCCGCTCGGCCCCTGGGTGGAGACGGACCTCGACCCGTCCGACCTGACGATCCAGCTCACGGTCAACGGCGAGCAACGCCAGCTGGGCCGCACCAGCGAGATGATCCACTCCATCGAGGACCTGATCGTCAACATCACCGAGGCCATGACGCTGCTCCCCGGCGACGTGATCCTCACGGGCACCCCGGCAGGCGTCGGACCGCTCACCGTCGGCGACGAGGTCGCCGTCACCATCGAAGGCATCGGCACTCTCACCAACAAGGTTGTCAAGCGTGGCTAG
- a CDS encoding sensor histidine kinase codes for MQGRFKRDGSASAEPEPHNGAGNGSSPQHAQNAGQAALTGDNGERSARLGSAAPGGKGAVNGGSAAAPPVKPAKGPSGPGARIALRNWRISTRLVSLLALPVVAATSLGALRISDSMDDIQQLDNMRLLTDITKQATELSAALQEERDQSAGPLAHGQSANDYSVKGVRDKTDRARANFIDGSEEIDSASRNGNLEGVRESLVGLVAQLSNLDEIRKSAYEDKRNSTQTVEAYHRLVTQLLELSQDMAEATSNPEMITRTRALAAFSSAKEYASVQRAVIAAALPEDNKSVGQLSENDRLYAESALSSQDSDLKSFSSIYGNGAEELLKPIDDGSPTITAADLYAKRILNNKDGIQGLQRRSYKDWVDADSSKIQQMKTIEITLLSEMEQKARELRNAAEREAIISGALILLVLGVSLVGAFVVARSMIRSLRRLQDTATKVAQDRLPELVKQLSESDPQDVDTSVESVGVHSRDEIGQVAAAFDDVHREAVRLAAEQALLRGNVNAMFTNLSRRSQGLIQRQLSLISELESREADPDQLSSLFKLDHLATRMRRNGENLLVLAGEEPGRRWTRPVPLVDVLRAAASEVEQYERIELSSVPTTEVAGRVVNDLVHLLAELLENATSFSSPQTKVKVTGHALPDGRVLIEIHDTGIGLSPEDLAAINERLAAPPTVDVSVSRRMGLFVVGRLSQRHGIRIQLRPSDSGGTTALVMLPVDVAQGGKQPAPGKAGQGGAPAGGPAAQAAAGVAAARRGGGQGAPAGGGLLGAGAAPRSQVGSGQGARAALPGRDAGGRPGGSGGAPRGPQGPGAPQQNSRPTSSGVGSFGGQAPGAPQGLQAAGGFGDGSGARQGQDAFGNSTGQQDAFGGSRGPVPPQRAEGQGGGRRPQLPPRGGARPELPGGNTPSRPSWSDENAQPPVPRASLDTPRGHEEPATSRMPRVDDRHGPAATSEMPAVPRLDSLQNPAATSEFARPDYNAPRPGGPSDTGQFPLPGYNGSGDTNGQQSNGSYVRSDVFGTPPAGQQGTQNPQSDGQFTPSSYDNGSTGQFPAPTGYDSGSTGQFPAPSGFDGRGPVPRHQQDASSTGQFERPQPGAGRGPADFGGSRPPAPPQPEALPPASGPGDGRTPLYDTLETNWFHGQGQQGQPQGGRPQTNGTSSNGNGNNGSALSQPSSVPAPPRPATAPATTGSWRTSPNDELVRQAERVRQPAAGGVTTSGLPRRVPRANLVPGTAQQQQHQSGPAVSRAPDDVRGRLTNLRRGIAQGRQAGTGSDQTGSFPSPTHQQER; via the coding sequence GTGCAGGGACGTTTCAAGAGGGATGGCAGCGCTTCGGCGGAGCCGGAGCCACACAACGGAGCCGGTAACGGTTCCTCCCCCCAGCACGCCCAGAACGCGGGCCAGGCAGCTCTGACCGGCGACAACGGCGAGCGCTCGGCACGCCTTGGCAGTGCTGCGCCCGGCGGCAAGGGCGCGGTGAACGGCGGTTCCGCCGCCGCACCGCCCGTGAAGCCCGCCAAGGGCCCGAGCGGCCCCGGAGCGCGAATAGCTCTGCGGAACTGGCGCATCTCGACCCGTCTGGTCTCGCTGCTCGCGCTCCCGGTGGTCGCGGCGACCTCGCTGGGCGCGCTGCGCATCAGCGACAGCATGGACGACATCCAGCAGCTCGACAACATGCGGCTGCTGACCGACATCACCAAGCAGGCGACCGAGCTCTCCGCCGCGCTCCAGGAGGAGCGCGACCAGTCGGCCGGCCCCCTCGCGCACGGCCAGTCGGCGAACGACTACAGCGTCAAGGGCGTCCGCGACAAGACCGACCGCGCGAGGGCCAACTTCATCGACGGCTCGGAGGAGATCGACTCCGCCAGCCGCAACGGCAACCTCGAGGGTGTTCGCGAGAGCCTCGTGGGTCTCGTCGCTCAACTGAGCAACCTCGACGAGATCCGCAAGAGCGCCTACGAGGACAAGCGCAACTCGACACAGACGGTCGAGGCCTACCACCGGCTCGTCACCCAGCTGCTCGAACTCTCCCAGGACATGGCCGAGGCGACCAGCAACCCCGAGATGATCACGCGCACCCGCGCCCTGGCCGCCTTCTCCTCGGCCAAGGAGTACGCGTCCGTCCAGCGCGCGGTCATCGCCGCGGCGCTGCCCGAGGACAACAAGTCGGTCGGTCAGCTGTCGGAGAACGACCGGCTCTACGCCGAGTCGGCGCTGAGCAGCCAGGACTCCGACCTCAAGAGCTTCAGCAGCATCTACGGCAACGGCGCCGAGGAACTCCTCAAGCCGATCGACGACGGCAGCCCGACGATCACGGCGGCCGACCTCTACGCCAAGCGCATCCTGAACAACAAGGACGGCATCCAGGGGCTGCAGCGGCGCTCCTACAAGGACTGGGTCGACGCCGACTCGTCGAAGATCCAGCAGATGAAGACCATCGAGATCACGCTGCTCAGCGAGATGGAGCAGAAGGCTCGTGAGCTGCGCAACGCCGCCGAGCGGGAAGCGATCATCTCGGGTGCGCTGATCCTTCTCGTGCTCGGTGTCTCGCTGGTCGGCGCCTTCGTCGTCGCCCGGTCCATGATCCGCTCGCTGCGCCGGCTGCAGGACACGGCGACCAAGGTCGCCCAGGACCGGCTGCCCGAGCTGGTCAAGCAGCTGTCCGAGTCCGACCCGCAGGACGTCGACACGTCCGTCGAGTCGGTCGGTGTGCACTCCCGGGACGAGATCGGCCAGGTGGCCGCGGCCTTCGACGACGTGCACCGCGAGGCCGTCCGGCTCGCCGCCGAGCAGGCCCTCCTGCGAGGCAACGTCAACGCGATGTTCACCAACCTCTCGCGCCGCTCCCAGGGCCTCATCCAGCGTCAGCTGTCGCTCATCTCCGAACTGGAGTCCCGCGAGGCCGACCCGGACCAACTGTCCTCCCTCTTCAAGCTCGACCACCTCGCGACCCGTATGCGCCGGAACGGCGAGAACCTTCTCGTCCTCGCCGGTGAGGAGCCCGGCCGCCGCTGGACCCGCCCGGTCCCGCTGGTCGACGTGCTGCGTGCCGCCGCCTCCGAGGTGGAGCAGTACGAGCGCATCGAGCTCTCGTCGGTCCCGACCACCGAGGTCGCCGGCCGAGTGGTCAACGACCTCGTGCACCTGCTCGCCGAGCTGCTGGAGAACGCCACGTCGTTCTCCTCCCCGCAGACCAAGGTCAAGGTCACCGGTCACGCGCTGCCCGACGGCCGCGTCCTGATCGAGATCCACGACACCGGCATCGGCCTCTCGCCCGAGGACCTCGCGGCGATCAACGAGCGGCTCGCCGCGCCGCCCACCGTGGACGTGTCGGTCTCCCGCCGCATGGGTCTGTTCGTGGTCGGCCGCCTCTCGCAGCGTCACGGCATCCGAATCCAGCTGCGCCCGTCCGACTCCGGTGGGACGACCGCGCTGGTCATGCTCCCCGTCGATGTCGCCCAGGGCGGCAAGCAGCCCGCTCCGGGCAAGGCCGGTCAGGGCGGTGCCCCCGCGGGCGGTCCCGCCGCGCAGGCCGCCGCCGGTGTGGCCGCGGCCCGCCGCGGTGGTGGCCAGGGTGCTCCCGCCGGTGGCGGACTCCTCGGCGCCGGTGCCGCTCCGCGCAGTCAGGTCGGCTCCGGCCAGGGTGCGCGCGCCGCGCTGCCCGGCCGGGACGCGGGCGGTCGCCCGGGTGGGTCGGGCGGAGCGCCGCGAGGACCGCAGGGTCCGGGTGCTCCCCAGCAGAACAGCAGGCCGACTTCGTCGGGCGTGGGCAGCTTCGGCGGCCAGGCGCCGGGTGCTCCGCAGGGCCTCCAGGCCGCGGGTGGCTTCGGTGACGGCTCCGGTGCGCGTCAGGGCCAGGACGCCTTCGGCAACAGCACCGGACAGCAGGACGCGTTCGGCGGCTCGCGTGGCCCCGTACCCCCGCAGCGCGCGGAGGGACAGGGCGGCGGGCGCCGTCCGCAGCTCCCGCCGCGTGGCGGTGCGCGTCCGGAACTGCCCGGTGGCAACACCCCGTCGCGTCCGAGCTGGAGCGACGAGAACGCTCAGCCTCCGGTGCCGCGTGCCTCGCTGGACACCCCGCGCGGTCACGAGGAGCCCGCCACCTCACGGATGCCGCGCGTCGACGACCGGCACGGCCCGGCCGCGACGTCGGAGATGCCCGCGGTTCCGCGCCTGGACAGTCTGCAGAACCCGGCCGCCACCTCCGAGTTCGCCCGCCCCGACTACAACGCCCCGCGTCCCGGCGGCCCTTCGGACACCGGCCAGTTCCCGCTGCCCGGCTACAACGGCTCCGGTGACACCAACGGCCAGCAGAGCAACGGCTCGTACGTCCGCTCGGACGTCTTCGGCACCCCGCCCGCCGGGCAGCAGGGCACGCAGAACCCGCAGAGCGACGGACAGTTCACGCCGTCGTCCTACGACAACGGCTCCACGGGCCAGTTCCCCGCGCCGACCGGGTACGACTCCGGCTCGACCGGCCAGTTCCCCGCGCCCTCCGGCTTCGACGGCCGGGGTCCGGTGCCGCGCCATCAGCAGGACGCCTCGTCGACCGGCCAGTTCGAGCGCCCGCAGCCGGGCGCCGGGCGTGGTCCCGCCGACTTCGGCGGCTCCCGCCCGCCGGCCCCGCCGCAGCCGGAGGCATTGCCGCCGGCCAGCGGTCCCGGTGACGGACGGACGCCGCTGTACGACACCCTGGAGACCAACTGGTTCCATGGGCAGGGTCAGCAGGGGCAGCCTCAGGGCGGCCGGCCGCAGACCAACGGCACCAGCAGCAACGGCAACGGCAACAACGGTTCGGCGCTCTCGCAGCCGTCCTCCGTGCCGGCTCCGCCGCGACCGGCGACCGCGCCGGCCACGACCGGCTCCTGGCGCACCTCGCCGAACGACGAGCTGGTCAGGCAGGCCGAGCGGGTCCGCCAGCCGGCCGCCGGTGGCGTCACGACTTCCGGCCTTCCGCGCCGGGTCCCGCGTGCGAACCTCGTACCGGGTACGGCTCAGCAGCAACAGCACCAAAGCGGTCCGGCGGTCTCGCGTGCGCCCGATGACGTGCGCGGCCGGCTGACCAATCTCCGTAGGGGCATCGCCCAGGGTCGGCAGGCCGGTACCGGCTCCGACCAGACCGGCAGCTTCCCCAGCCCCACTCACCAGCAGGAGCGTTAG